A region from the Rhinoderma darwinii isolate aRhiDar2 chromosome 2, aRhiDar2.hap1, whole genome shotgun sequence genome encodes:
- the PTGFRN gene encoding prostaglandin F2 receptor negative regulator, which translates to MYVIVGDLFCSSHIQSCISFYLNCAVLGRVVRVPSGPLLRVEGTNVSIACNVSDYEGPREQNFDWTVSLGAGPAVGVLSTWDNTFTHASYKERVKSRGVWLEKTGNSEVLLHIQRLSAADEGNYICSTPSTDATFSGNYEARLQLKVIADTLRLQGPKGRLTSVRNITAGGSFQLPCLASFGDGATHVHLSLTWQRQSGGSIAEVLTLTHLGRLQPGTDYAARYNSGELRVDTAAADTYQLTLDSAQTSDAGEYSCVAHTWVQGAEGWEKIQEKTVAVARVEVRPVELMVSVVESALEVSEGNPFTLSCLVSLDSSVPMITRVRWFHSHSGILPSGPDHDPAQETTVTHQLLVPQAWETGEYTCQASAWTLLRNGTWQRAAEGRSAPVRVQVTHDAPDLQVSLDIAVAPQVSEEPSEFLCHMSGAPHLSVSWYFTPSPEDSTAAKPVLVGSLHQDGSLQVGENYQQQVERGELILSRRGPQTFVLRIQWTSEEDRGSYHCTGTSWKPLRNDSWTPAAEVTSAPVGLFWMTEGPSIRVDARLIKMVSAAGGTFEMICTVQAQNISSPQYAVRVTLKPPQENAAPVIVITLNRDGVIRRMLSAVSNTVLEKGKEGAYLFRLYQAQNQDVGMYQCEIAAWTQGGGGTWRMAQNKTTNPVQLAFQASGPMFNVTARSDSLSVYRGDRSEFWCTITVDGPAVDPDDVAFDVSWFVQRAGGSSVFLAAADRSAQVRHNQRNSSSEVSLERVSDMEYRLRIYGCEEDDAGGHYCTVTPWVRSGEGGWSRQETITSSMMSLSVKMDLLSAFRYPLLIGVGLSLLAGLLSCLIGYCSSRFCCKAPPVQEKRREHRRLMSMEMD; encoded by the exons ATGTATGTCATAGTTGGTGATTTATtctgctccagtcacatccagagctgcattagttTCTACTTGAACT GTGCGGTGCTGGGCCGTGTAGTCCGTGTCCCGTCTGGTCCTCTGCTGCGGGTGGAGGGCACCAATGTCTCCATCGCCTGTAACGTCAGTGACTACGAGGGCCCCAGAGAGCAGAACTTTGATTGGACGGTGTCCTTGGGGGCGGGCCCTGCAGTGGGGGTGCTCAGCACCTGGGACAACACGTTCACACACGCCTCGTACAAGGAGCGGGTGAAGTCCAGGGGCGTCTGGCTCGAGAAGACCGGGAACAGCGAGGTTCTGCTCCACATACAGCGGCTGAGTGCGGCGGACGAGGGGAACTACATCTGCAGCACGCCCAGCACCGACGCCACCTTCAGCGGCAACTACGAGGCCCGCCTCCAGCTGAAAG TGATTGCGGACACTCTACGCCTCCAGGGCCCCAAGGGTCGCCTGACCAGCGTCCGTAATATAACAGCAGGCGGCTCGTTCCAGTTACCGTGCCTGGCGTCATTTGGAGATGGAGCGACTCACGTCCACCTCTCTCTCACCTGGCAGCGCCAGTCCGGGGGCTCCATCGCTGAGGTCCTGACACTGACGCACCTGGGGCGGCTGCAGCCGGGCACAGACTACGCAGCGCGTTATAACAGTGGGGAGTTACGGGTAGACACGGCTGCGGCTGATACTTACCAGCTGACACTGGACAGTGCACAGACATCGGATGCCGGAGAGTACAGTTGTGTGGCCCATACCTGGGTGCAAGGGGCTGAAGGCTGGGAGAAGATCCAGGAGAAGACTGTGGCTGTTGCCCGGGTGGAGGTTCGGCCGGTTG AGCTGATGGTGTCTGTCGTGGAGTCTGCCCTAGAAGTGTCAGAGGGGAACCCCTTCACCCTGTCCTGCCTGGTATCTTTAGACTCCAGCGTCCCCATGATCACCCGAGTGCGATGGTTCCACTCTCATTCAGGCATACTGCCCAGCGGGCCCGACCATGATCCTGCCCAAGAGACCACAGTGACCCACCAGCTGCTGGTGCCACAAGCATGGGAAACCGGGGAATACACCTGCCAAGCCAGCGCATGGACACTGCTCCGGAACGGGACGTGGCAGCGCGCTGCGGAGGGGAGGTCAGCACCAGTCAGAGTGCAGGTGACACATGATG CTCCGGACCTCCAGGTTTCGCTGGACATTGCTGTTGCACCGCAGGTGTCGGAGGAGCCCTCAGAGTTCTTGTGTCACATGAGCGGAGCCCCTCACCTGTCTGTGTCCTGGTATTTCACTCCATCTCCGGAGGACTCCACAGCTGCCAAACCAGTACTGGTGGGGTCTCTCCATCAGGACGGAAGCCTGCAGGTGGGGGAGAACTACCAGCAGCAGGTGGAGAGGGGGGAGCTGATCCTCTCCCGCCGGGGACCCCAGACCTTTGTGCTGCGTATACAGTGGACATCGGAGGAGGACAGGGGGAGCTACCACTGCACCGGCACCAGCTGGAAGCCACTGCGCAACGACAGCTGGACCCCCGCGGCTGAAGTGACATCTGCACCCGTCGGCCTCTTCTGGATGACAGAAG GCCCCTCCATCCGTGTGGACGCCAGGCTGATAAAGATGGTCTCAGCAGCTGGAGGGACGTTTGAGATGATTTGCACGGTGCAGGCCCAGAACATTTCCTCCCCCCAGTATGCTGTGCGGGTGACGCTGAAACCCCCCCAAGAAAATGCAGCCCCCGTCATCGTCATCACTCTGAACCGCGACGGGGTGATACGCCGGATGCTGAGCGCGGTCAGTAACACCGTGCTGGAGAAGGGCAAGGAGGGGGCTTACCTGTTCAGACTGTACCAGGCACAGAACCAGGATGTCGGCATGTACCAATGTGAGATTGCGGCATGGACGCAGGGGGGAGGCGGAACGTGGAGAATGGCGCAGAACAAGACCACCAATCCAGTGCAGctggcgttccaggcctcag GTCCCATGTTTAATGTCACTGCACGATCGGACAGTCTGAGCGTGTACCGCGGCGACCGATCCGAGTTCTGGTGCACGATCACCGTAGACGGCCCGGCCGTGGATCCAG ATGACGTGGCGTTCGACGTTTCCTGGTTCGTTCAGAGAGCGGGCGGTTCCTCCGTTTTCCTCGCTGCCGCGGATCGCAGCGCTCAGGTCCGGCATAATCAGAGAAACAGCAGCAGCGAGGTGTCCCTGGAGCGCGTGAGCGACATGGAGTACAGACTGCGAATCTACGGCTGCGAGGAGGACGACGCCGGCGGACATTACTGCACCGTTACACCGTGGGTGCGGAGCGGCGAGGGCGGCTGGAGCAGGCAGGAGACCATCACCTCCTCCATGATGTCCCTGAGCGTTAAGATGGATT TGCTGAGCGCCTTCAGATATCCGCTGCTGATTGGGGTCGGGTTGTCGCTGCTCGCGGGGCTCTTGTCCTGCCTCATCGGATATTGCAGTTCACGGTTCTGCTGTAAGGCGCCGCCGGTACAGGAGAAGCGCAGGGAGCATCGCCGCCTTATGTCCATGGAGATGGACTGA